The genomic segment ATAAATTTAAACCCACGTGTCTCGTCGAATTTTTCGGCAGCCTTAATAAGGCCGAGATTGCCCTCGTTGATTAAATCAGAAAGGGACAATCCTTGGTTCTGGTACTGCTTGGCCACGCTTACCACAAATCTGAGGTTAGCTTTGGTCAGTCGTTCAAGAGCTTTTTGGTCGCCTTTACGTATTTTAGCAGCCAATTCAACTTCTTCCTCAATAGAGATTAATTCTTCTTTGCCAATCTCCTGGAGGTACTTCTCGAGAGCTTCACTCTCGCGGTTGGTAATAGATTTGGTAATCTTTAACTGTCTCATTATGGGTTGTAGTTTACAGTCATATATTTGCAAAGGTAATGCAAATTTGTGAAACGACCAAAAAAAAACGCAGATTCTTGCAAGATATCAAGAATCTGCGCCTTTTTTTATTAGTCATTTTGTAATTGTACAACAAAATATCCACGTTTTCCTGTGGGGAAAATTCCCTTTATTATGAGAACAGGCTCTTTTGATGTTGATACTTCTTTCACTATTTCCTGCAGATCATCGATGGTCTTCATTGCTTCGTCGTTAATGCGTTGGATGATGAACCCTTTAGGTACGCCAGCCTCTTTCATTTTGCCGCCGTTGACCTTAATGACTTCCAGTCCGTATGAAATCTCAAGTTGCTCCTTCTGCGCCTTGTTAATCTCGCGGAAATCGGCACCTAGTACGTCGAGATCGGCATTCTTAACTACCTTGGTATTGCCTTGTTCGTTACGTAGTGTAACAATCTTAGTTTGCTTCTTTTTATTGTGCAAATAAGTAAGTGTTATCTTATCACCAGGACGTTTTTGGGCGATGATGCCTGAGAGGTCGCCAAACTTCGTTACTTTCTGGCCGTCGACTTCGGTGATAATGTCGCCCTTTTCGATACCAGCCTCAGACGCAGCACTGCCGTCAACGACTTCACCCACATAGATGCCTTCCATTGTGCCATAGTCGGTGGCTTCTTTACCTTCTTCCTTCTCCAGGTCCACCTGGGTCTTGACATCGCGTCCACTGATACCAATCATAGCACGTTGTACGGTGCCAAATTTCTTAAGGTCCTCAACTACCTTATTCATCATCGTCGTAGGGATGGCGAAACCGTAACCACTGTATGAGCCAGTCTGTGAATAGAGCATGGCGTTGATGCCTACAAGCTCACCGTTGGTGTTGACCAGTGCACCACCTGAGTTGCCTGCATTAATAGCAGCATCCGTCTGGATAAAACTTTCCACGCCGTTGGCTCCCAGTGTACGTGCTTTGGCTGAGATAATACCAGCTGTTACCGTATTGTTTAATCCAAGTGGATTGCCGATGGCCAGTACCCATTCGCCCACCTTTACGTTGTCGCTGTTGGCGATTCGAATAGCAGGAAGGTTCTTACCGTCAATCTTAATCAGAGCTAGGTCTGTCGTTTTGTCGGTTCCGATAATGCGTGCAGAATATTCTTTGTTGTCGTGCAGCGTCACTGTCAATTCGTCAGCACCATCCACAACATGGTTGTTTGTTACGATATAACCATCGGCCGAGATGATGACACCTGAACCCGTGGCGGTGCGCTTAGGTGTTTGTACCTGCTGTCTGCGTGTACCCCCCTGTCCGCGCTGACCGCGTCCGAAGAATCCTCCAAAAGGATCACTGAAGAAATCGTCGAAGGGATCACTCTGAACCTCAACGGTCTGGATCTTTGAGTTCTGCACATATTTTATATGTACTACTGTTGGCAGAGCTTTTTCTGCTGCATAAGTTAGGTCTACAGGCTGTACTGCTGTAGCTACTGACATTTCCTGAACTTCCGGTTCTTTTGGTTCTGCTTTAATTTCGCAGAACGTTGCTACCGAGAAAACAATGGCAGTCACACTCAGTGCGGATACTGCATAGTTACCAATCTTTTTCATATTCTTATTGTTGTTGTATGTTAAAATATCAATTTCGTTTTATTCTTTTGATGCAAATATATGTTCAAAGTTTATGAAACTGACAATATGTCGGTATTTTTTCTCTCATTTTAACATTTAACTTCCTTTGTTTAAAATCTGTTTGCGTCTAGACCTTTGTTTTTTACATTCGTTTAATGAATTAAAATAAGATAAAATTTTTAGCATAATTGAAAATAAAATCGTACCTTTGCACACTGAAAGCACTGTCCTGGCTTGTCGCTGGCGTTTCTGAAAGGAGAGGCGAGAGGAAAGTCCGGGCGGCATAGGGCGCTCCACTTCCGAAAATAGAAGCAGTTGGTAACAGCTGATTAGGGGAGAAGAGAATGACCGCCTCGTTCGCGAGGTAAGGGTGAGAAGGTGGTGTAAGAGACTACCAGGCAGCGGGTGATCGCTGTGCTGTTCCCATTGGAGGCCGCAAGTTCATGTATACCATCGCCATGATAGGGTAGCCCGCCCGATTCTCTAGGGATGCGATGGAGGGTAGAACGCTAGAGACGCATGGTGACGTGCGTAGTAGATAAATGACAGGCGCCAGTGACACACTGGTACAGAACCCGGCTTATAGGGACAATGCTTTCCTTTTTTTATATTATTACTAATCGTACGATGAACTTTAGTAAACTGAAAGAGATCTATCAAGTAGTTATCCGTACGGCCTATTTAGCAGTACGTTTTTTTACTACAAAGCGTGTGTTGAATCAAGCCTCAGCGCTCACTTATTCCACACTCCTTGCTATCGTGCCCATTCTTGCAGTAGTTTTTGCTATTGCTCGTGGATTTGGCTATAATAAATATATAGAGGTGTGGTTTCGTGATTCTTTTTCATCGCAACCGCAAGTCGCCGAGACTATGATTGGTTTCGTCAATAGCTATCTGGTGCATACAAAGAGTGGTATTTTTCTTGGTGTTGGACTAGTGTTTATGCTATATACGGTGATGATGCTTGTGAGTAATATTGAAAACACATTTAATTCGATATGGCAGGTAAAGAAAAAACGTAGTATTTTTCGTACGATTACCGACTATTTGGCTATGTTTTTCTTGTTTCCAATTGTCATCGTTGTGTCATCTGGCCTTAGTATTTTCCTTGCAACGATGGCTAATTCCATGACGGACTTTTTGTTATTGGGACATGCTGTTCGCTTTTTTATTGATTTGGCTCCTTATGTCCTTATGTCATTGATGTTTATGGGACTATACGTTTTTATGCCAAACACGCATGTAAAATTTAAAAACGCGATTGTTCCAGGTATTCTTTCTGGTATAGCAATGCAGTTGGTTCAGTTCTTTTATATACATTCTCAAATGTGGGTTACTGGATACAATGCAATATATGGTTCTTTTGCGGCACTTCCTTTGTTTATGCTTTGGGTTCAGATTTCGTGGACGATTTGTTTATTTGGCGTAGAGTTGACATATACGTCACAAAACCTTGACTATTATGATTATGAATCAAATACAGAAGATATTAGTCATAGATATCAGATGTTGTTGTCTGCTATTCTGATGTCGCGCATCTGTAAAAGTTTTGCAGATGGAAAATCTGCACCTACGGCAGACGATTTGCGAGAACAGACAAGTATACCTATTCGTGTTGTGAATGATTTGCTGTATAAATTATGTGAGGCGCACTTGGTTTTGGAAGTTTCTACTGATGAAAAAGGTGAGGCATCAACGTTTGTTCCTGCAGAGAGCCTTGATAATCTTAATGTGGGGGTGATGATGGATCGTTTAGAAGCACAAGGACACTGGAATCTTAAACTACCTATTAATAGGTTGCTTACGAAGAAATGGGGTAGTGTGGTTTCTATGCGTTCTGATTTCTTTAATCGTGCTAGCTCTGTACGTCTTGAAGATATTGTATTATGAAGTTGTTTGAAATATATAGAAAACAAAAGAGGGGATATACTTTCAAAAGTATATCCCCTCTTTTGTAGTCGATAGGGGAATCGAACCCCTATGCCAAGATTGAGAATCTTGTATCCTAACCATTAGATGAATCGACCGTCAGAAAATCTTTTTACCTTTTAATACCGTGTTGTAGTCGATAGGGGAATCGAACCCCTATGCCAAGATTGAGAATCTTGTATCCTAACCATTAGATGAATCGACCATTGAGCGCGGAAGCTGGGGGATTCGAACCCCCGGTACGGGAACCCGTACGGCAGTTTAGCAAACTGCTGGTTTCAGCCACTCACCCAAACTTCCTCGGTTCCCTTTCGGTGTCCGAAAGCATTTGCTCTCAAATGCGGGTGCAAAGGTACGAAGTTTTTTTTAGTTATGCAAATTTTTCTCGTTTTTTTTCTGAGTTAATGCTAATTTTTTTCGATATTTATTTCTTTTCCTTCTTTTTTCGCCATGTAAGAAGGTCTTTTAGGGTGTTAAAGTCTTTTTTGATGATGAAACCAATGCCTTGTGTATTGAGTGACGAACGAGTGAAATATCTATCATTTGTCTGGTTGTAGGCTTTTACTGCCAGACTTCCATTGGGGTTAAGCATATAACTGATATCGAAGTCGCCTATGAACGAAGGTGTGGCTTGTGTCGCATTGTCTCGATAACCAAACTGTCCGTTAATGTGGAGGCGATTGTTGAGCATGCGTCCACTGATGAGGCCTTCATACTCTGCATTGTGCCAGCCTTCGTTTCCAGTAGAGATGTTGGCACCGAAATTCCAATCATCAGATTTGATGACCTGTGAGAGTACTTCATTGATTTGTGATGATACGGTGCCAGAGAGGAAAGACTGCATGGCTAGTTGGGTTTGGCCATATTCTTGGACTTGAGCGTTATTGACGCCTTGTGTATAGAAACGCCCAATGCCCAGTAGATAAAGTACCTGTTGGTTCATCTCTTGCTGACCGGCAATATAGGAACGAATCATCTGATTTTCTTCGCTATTGACGGTTGGTAACTCAAAGTCGAATTCTACCTGCGGGTTTCCAGGAGTACCAAGGATATTCATCAGACAGTTTACGCGAACAGTATTGTTGCTAAATGTGTTACCCATGTTTAGGTCTGACAGCGAAACACCATTGACTGTATACTGTGCTTGTAGATTCAGATTGGCATCAAAAGGATCGCCGCCGAATATGAGTGTACCGCCATTTTGGAAGACAAAATTTTTCTTTATGATATTCTGGATGGTAATACCATAGGTTCCGTGCTCTACGGTATAAGTGCCAAACATATGGAATGGGCCTTTATTATAATATGTGGCTTTGATGTTTCCTTCACCGTTCAGACTAATATAATCACCTGTATTGGCGTCCATCAATACTTTTAGGGTGCTACTGGGGGTGGCATTAATTATGAAGTTGATGTAGAGGTTAGTGGTGCTTGCCAAGTTGCCGTCTTCGCCTTCGTCCTTGGTGTTATGAATATGATGCGTATGAGGCGATGCATTTTTCTTCCAGGTAATAAATTCCTGTTTGCTGATAGCATCGGGGTTGGTGGCATTATAGACAAAAACTGAGTTGGCCTGTGGAGTTACGTTACAATTGATGATTATCTCGCCTGGACGTCCATGTAGGTCGGCAGAGCCTGTTGCATAGACTGTGCCGCAGACAATGTCATCGCCAAAGTCCTTGAAATCGTAAGCCAATAGGTTGTCGGCCTCTACATCGAGGTCGAATGTGAAATCCGAAAGATGGTCGTGATGAATACCTCCTGACAGATAAGCCTTGTTGCCGTATTGGTCCTTTATGGTAGCTCGATTGAAGAGAATATCATTGGGGATAAAGGTAACAGTGTCATTAACGAATGTGTATACCGTGTTGAGAGCTTTGACAGAGGCTTGTCCGTTGGCCACAATTGTTCCAGTGAGGTCAATGTTACTTAAGGAACCAGAGAGGGTGACGTCACCGTTGGCTTGTCCCTTAACATCTTTGAGGAATGCGTCAGTGAAGGAGTTGCAGAATTCTATATTAGAACCATCTGCGTGAATGCTGAGTCCAATATCATTACGTACGGGTGATACAAAACCTTTGATGATGGTTTGTGATTCATCAGTATCATAGGCTAAGGCATCGATGTCTATTTGTTTGTCGACTTTATTCCAATCAACTCGTGCCATTAATATGCCCATTCTTCCATCTTGGAACTTAAACTGGTCAACATTGAGCTCGGCCCATGAGGAGAAATCACTGAAGATTTGTTTTGCAGTGATTCTTCCTGTGGCCAAACCGTCGAAGCTGACAGAATGGAAATTTACGAGATCGAGGATATAACCCACCTCAAGCTCGTTCATGTCAATAGTCAGAGAATCGTTGGGGGATTCGGTAGCAGATCCGTCGATGATGAGATGTTGTTTGTTGTGATTGAGTGAGAAATGATCGACCATCAGCCTTTTGGACGAATAGAGAATGTCGCATGGCTCAAGTGTCCATGGAGTGCCATGAACCATCATACGCGATGGGAGTACTCGAATATGTGCTTCGGCTTTTCCTTCCTCATTCTCGTAGAGTTGGGTGATTGTATTGATGACTCCATGCATGGAGAGTAGAGAATCTCGCGAAGGAGCATTGTTGTTCCAAAGAAGTGAGGTCGACAGGTTGTTATCCACAGCTTGACCTGAAAGGTTTAAATCAAGCGCTCCTCCATCGTCCATTTCTTTTGTCACTTTCACGTCGTATCTCATGGTGTCAACATCGGTCGTGATGTCGATTTGGGCATTGCTATAGCGTTTGCCTTCGTATGAGATGATTGGTGCACGTCCCAGAAGATTAATCTGATTCTGTGTGTCGTCGAGAGAAAAACGGAAAGTTAGAGGCCGTTCAATTTCCAGGGGGATGTTGAATATGTGATTCAACCAGTTGGAATCTATAAGCCGTAAATCGGCAGTGAAGTGATTGTCTGTTTTTTTTGCCTTCCTGGGAAGTCCGGGCAGGGTTGGGAGCTTCGAAGCGGTGTAGTTGATGAAACTCTGATTGAGGGTGTTCCAGTCAATCTTTCCGTGAATATGTGCTTCACCCATATCGCCTTTGACTGTGATGAAGTGGTTACCTTCATCATAGCCAGAGGTTATCTGAAGTGCGTGAAGATGATAGGTGTCGTTGATAGAATCATGTGTCACCATATCGAAATCTCTAAGGTTGATGCTGCCCTCAGCATCGTTCAGACTACTTGCTATGAAATCTGCATCAATAATGCCGGAGAAACGTGTGTTGCCCCATTGGTCAGTGAGATTCAGGGCTTTGGGGTTGATATGACTTATTCGTCCATTCAGGCGGATGGCTGTACGCTTGGCGCGTTTTAATTCTCCTTCGATGTCTGTTTGGATGAAGGGATTGTCCACTTTGAGGCGACCTGCAATGTCTCCGTTGTTGTAATTTCCACTTATGTCTATGTCTTTGTAGGCATTGCTTTTGTATTCTAAGGTGTTAATGTGGCTATCTATATTGAATACAGATGGGTTGCCTTTTATCTGTGCATTGGCAGTGAGTAATCCTAAATTAGGATTGTCGAGCAAAAGTCCTAGCTGAATATCTTCTGTGGTAATTTTGCCGTTAAAATGCTGGAGCGTGTCCATTTCAATTTGCATAGAAATATTTCCAGCATCTGTTAGAATGTCACTTCGGGCTTGGACGGCTTTCGTGCCGATGCCACTAGCATCACCTTTAATGATGATGTCGTGAAATTTTGCGAGTGGTTTTGGCAAAGCTTGAAAAACCTCTTGTAATTGCGAGAGTAGGGGGTATCCGATGTTGAACTGTTGGATGTGAGTATTCCAATGTGGTTGTTCGTTTAATTGCAAAATTGTACCAGAGGCTGCAAGGCCGATGGAGTTGTCATTCGAGGTGATATTAAGTTTTTCGCATGTGATGTCATTTGCAGAACCTTTAATCTTTGCATTCAAAGTCAATTGTTGATTGAATGAAAGTAATTTGGGGGAAACAAATGATAAGTCGTTGATAGACAAGGGCGCTGTAGATATTTTTGCAGTGTATTGAATAGTCTTTTCAAACTGCATTTTGTCATATGCGACGTGGGCTTCGTTGATCTGTAAATTAGAATTGGGAAGCTGAAGTTTGAAGTCTTCAAGATGGGCATGCCTAGCGTTCGCTTCAAGTTTCAATGACAACTTGTTGACGTTTAGTCCGGACTGTTCGTTGAAGGCGAGACGCTTTATGTTGATGTTGAGAGAATCTTCTTGTAAGGTTTTTAATATAATATGTGTACTGATGTTTCTAAATTTCAGATGCTTGAAGTTTAGACGCTTGGGTGTTTGCGCAACATCACGCTGGTCATATGATACTTGAGAG from the Prevotella sp. E15-22 genome contains:
- a CDS encoding YihY/virulence factor BrkB family protein, coding for MNFSKLKEIYQVVIRTAYLAVRFFTTKRVLNQASALTYSTLLAIVPILAVVFAIARGFGYNKYIEVWFRDSFSSQPQVAETMIGFVNSYLVHTKSGIFLGVGLVFMLYTVMMLVSNIENTFNSIWQVKKKRSIFRTITDYLAMFFLFPIVIVVSSGLSIFLATMANSMTDFLLLGHAVRFFIDLAPYVLMSLMFMGLYVFMPNTHVKFKNAIVPGILSGIAMQLVQFFYIHSQMWVTGYNAIYGSFAALPLFMLWVQISWTICLFGVELTYTSQNLDYYDYESNTEDISHRYQMLLSAILMSRICKSFADGKSAPTADDLREQTSIPIRVVNDLLYKLCEAHLVLEVSTDEKGEASTFVPAESLDNLNVGVMMDRLEAQGHWNLKLPINRLLTKKWGSVVSMRSDFFNRASSVRLEDIVL
- a CDS encoding Do family serine endopeptidase; translation: MKKIGNYAVSALSVTAIVFSVATFCEIKAEPKEPEVQEMSVATAVQPVDLTYAAEKALPTVVHIKYVQNSKIQTVEVQSDPFDDFFSDPFGGFFGRGQRGQGGTRRQQVQTPKRTATGSGVIISADGYIVTNNHVVDGADELTVTLHDNKEYSARIIGTDKTTDLALIKIDGKNLPAIRIANSDNVKVGEWVLAIGNPLGLNNTVTAGIISAKARTLGANGVESFIQTDAAINAGNSGGALVNTNGELVGINAMLYSQTGSYSGYGFAIPTTMMNKVVEDLKKFGTVQRAMIGISGRDVKTQVDLEKEEGKEATDYGTMEGIYVGEVVDGSAASEAGIEKGDIITEVDGQKVTKFGDLSGIIAQKRPGDKITLTYLHNKKKQTKIVTLRNEQGNTKVVKNADLDVLGADFREINKAQKEQLEISYGLEVIKVNGGKMKEAGVPKGFIIQRINDEAMKTIDDLQEIVKEVSTSKEPVLIIKGIFPTGKRGYFVVQLQND
- a CDS encoding translocation/assembly module TamB domain-containing protein, giving the protein MKKVKHIINWFVWSLLALHILLLIVIHVPFVQSFIGTKAALALSEKLGTQVSLGRVEIGFPNRIILDQIDIVDQFDEKMFHAGRLTAKIDFLPLINGRISISSAQIFSANVSLYKTDSLAKPNYQFVLDSLTTEGDESTSALNLRINSLIIRHSQVSYDQRDVAQTPKRLNFKHLKFRNISTHIILKTLQEDSLNINIKRLAFNEQSGLNVNKLSLKLEANARHAHLEDFKLQLPNSNLQINEAHVAYDKMQFEKTIQYTAKISTAPLSINDLSFVSPKLLSFNQQLTLNAKIKGSANDITCEKLNITSNDNSIGLAASGTILQLNEQPHWNTHIQQFNIGYPLLSQLQEVFQALPKPLAKFHDIIIKGDASGIGTKAVQARSDILTDAGNISMQIEMDTLQHFNGKITTEDIQLGLLLDNPNLGLLTANAQIKGNPSVFNIDSHINTLEYKSNAYKDIDISGNYNNGDIAGRLKVDNPFIQTDIEGELKRAKRTAIRLNGRISHINPKALNLTDQWGNTRFSGIIDADFIASSLNDAEGSINLRDFDMVTHDSINDTYHLHALQITSGYDEGNHFITVKGDMGEAHIHGKIDWNTLNQSFINYTASKLPTLPGLPRKAKKTDNHFTADLRLIDSNWLNHIFNIPLEIERPLTFRFSLDDTQNQINLLGRAPIISYEGKRYSNAQIDITTDVDTMRYDVKVTKEMDDGGALDLNLSGQAVDNNLSTSLLWNNNAPSRDSLLSMHGVINTITQLYENEEGKAEAHIRVLPSRMMVHGTPWTLEPCDILYSSKRLMVDHFSLNHNKQHLIIDGSATESPNDSLTIDMNELEVGYILDLVNFHSVSFDGLATGRITAKQIFSDFSSWAELNVDQFKFQDGRMGILMARVDWNKVDKQIDIDALAYDTDESQTIIKGFVSPVRNDIGLSIHADGSNIEFCNSFTDAFLKDVKGQANGDVTLSGSLSNIDLTGTIVANGQASVKALNTVYTFVNDTVTFIPNDILFNRATIKDQYGNKAYLSGGIHHDHLSDFTFDLDVEADNLLAYDFKDFGDDIVCGTVYATGSADLHGRPGEIIINCNVTPQANSVFVYNATNPDAISKQEFITWKKNASPHTHHIHNTKDEGEDGNLASTTNLYINFIINATPSSTLKVLMDANTGDYISLNGEGNIKATYYNKGPFHMFGTYTVEHGTYGITIQNIIKKNFVFQNGGTLIFGGDPFDANLNLQAQYTVNGVSLSDLNMGNTFSNNTVRVNCLMNILGTPGNPQVEFDFELPTVNSEENQMIRSYIAGQQEMNQQVLYLLGIGRFYTQGVNNAQVQEYGQTQLAMQSFLSGTVSSQINEVLSQVIKSDDWNFGANISTGNEGWHNAEYEGLISGRMLNNRLHINGQFGYRDNATQATPSFIGDFDISYMLNPNGSLAVKAYNQTNDRYFTRSSLNTQGIGFIIKKDFNTLKDLLTWRKKKEKK